One segment of Stomatobaculum sp. F0698 DNA contains the following:
- the gltX gene encoding glutamate--tRNA ligase — protein sequence MKIRTRYAPSPTGRMHVGNLRTALYAYLIAKHGDGTFILRIEDTDQGRFVEGATEIIYRTLEETGLLHDEGPDQDKGYGPYVQSERMRAGIYMQYAKQLVEKGEAYYCFCDQERLDSLKQTVNGEVIMQYDKHCLSIPKEEAERRVAAGEPFVIRQNNPRTGTTTFHDEIYGDITVDNSELDDMVLIKSDGFPTYNFANVVDDHLMEISHVVRGQEYLSSSPKYNRLYEAFGWEVPIYVHCPTITNELHQKLSKRSGHASFEDLIEQGFVSEAVVNFVALLGWSPEGDREIFSLKELAEVFDYSRISKSPAVFDMTKLRWMNGEYFKAMAPEEFYRRGEKYLKEYVTKPLDLKKIAEMVRTRVETFLDIREMVDFFNELPAYETELFVNKKSKSSLESSREILGEVLPKLEAVESWNNDALFELLKAYGEEKGYKTGLVMWPLRIALSGKLMTPAGATEIMDVLGKEESLARLREGQKKLGA from the coding sequence ATGAAAATCAGAACCAGATATGCGCCGAGCCCCACCGGGCGCATGCATGTCGGAAACCTGCGTACGGCACTTTATGCGTATCTTATCGCAAAGCACGGGGACGGCACCTTCATCCTCCGCATCGAGGACACGGATCAGGGCAGATTTGTCGAGGGCGCAACGGAAATTATTTATCGCACACTGGAGGAGACCGGACTCCTGCACGATGAAGGACCGGATCAGGATAAGGGCTACGGGCCCTATGTACAGAGCGAGCGCATGCGCGCGGGTATTTACATGCAGTATGCGAAGCAGCTCGTGGAAAAGGGAGAGGCGTATTACTGCTTCTGCGACCAGGAGCGGCTCGACTCGCTCAAGCAGACCGTGAACGGCGAAGTCATCATGCAGTACGACAAGCATTGCCTTTCGATTCCGAAGGAGGAAGCGGAGCGCCGGGTTGCCGCGGGCGAGCCCTTCGTCATTCGTCAGAACAACCCCAGAACGGGTACGACCACCTTCCACGATGAGATCTACGGCGATATCACGGTGGACAATTCCGAGCTCGACGACATGGTTCTCATTAAGTCGGACGGTTTCCCGACCTATAATTTTGCGAATGTCGTGGACGATCACCTGATGGAGATCAGCCATGTGGTGCGCGGGCAGGAGTATCTCTCCTCCTCGCCGAAGTACAACCGCCTCTATGAGGCCTTCGGTTGGGAGGTGCCGATTTATGTGCATTGCCCGACCATTACGAACGAGCTGCACCAGAAGCTCTCGAAGCGGAGCGGCCACGCATCCTTCGAGGATTTGATCGAGCAGGGCTTTGTGAGCGAGGCGGTCGTGAATTTTGTCGCGCTGCTCGGCTGGTCGCCCGAGGGAGACCGCGAAATTTTCAGCCTCAAAGAGCTCGCGGAAGTCTTTGACTACAGTCGCATCTCGAAGTCGCCGGCGGTCTTTGATATGACCAAGCTTCGCTGGATGAACGGCGAGTACTTCAAGGCGATGGCGCCGGAAGAGTTCTACCGGCGGGGCGAGAAGTACCTGAAGGAGTATGTGACGAAGCCCCTGGATTTAAAGAAAATCGCGGAGATGGTCAGAACGCGCGTCGAGACCTTCCTCGACATCCGGGAGATGGTGGACTTCTTCAACGAGCTTCCGGCCTACGAGACCGAGCTCTTTGTGAACAAGAAGTCAAAGTCGAGCCTCGAGAGTTCGCGCGAAATTCTCGGAGAGGTTCTGCCGAAGCTGGAAGCCGTCGAAAGCTGGAATAACGACGCGCTCTTTGAACTCCTGAAGGCCTACGGCGAGGAGAAGGGCTACAAGACCGGCCTCGTGATGTGGCCGCTCCGCATTGCGCTCTCCGGTAAGCTCATGACGCCGGCCGGCGCGACCGAGATTATGGATGTGCTCGGCAAGGAGGAGTCACTTGCGCGCCTCAGAGAGGGACAGAAGAAACTTGGCGCTTAA
- a CDS encoding ATP-dependent helicase: MALKSYDKLNPAQREAVTHGEGPLLVIAGPGSGKTFVLTQRVRYLTEERGVRPQSVLVLTFSRAAAREMEERYRKTVESERTGVCFGTFHAFFFRILRTAYGYQADQVIGEEERRALVSAALKRRKTESGDFRSLVQNVLSEIALVKEERAELSNYYSVSCPAEQFREIYREYESALAELRKIDYEDMLRMCYELLKERADIRAALSARYTWLLVDEFQDINRLQYEIVRMIAGKKANLMIVGDDDQSIYRFRGAAPELMLHFTKDYPKAAKVVLNVNYRSTPEIVKTAGRLIARNKTRFPKEIKAARPSGRPVNTVVCPTPQAETDYLVREIRALAKQGARYDSIAVLYRTNLQPRLLARRLYRENIPFRMREMLPDLGEHWIARDLLAYLRLAGDTAEPGDLLRIMNRPNRYIRREAVRMEGESLAGLRAHYEKSGEHWMDERLGRFGRELRALSRMRPAEAIAYIRGEVGYDGFLRQYAEEREIEESELFDILEEIEASAEGFATLADWRADGQAFNAAISARSKAQEDGDEVQLMTYHASKGLEFQTVFLLDVNEGIVPHRKANSREELEEERRMFYVAMTRAKDELRILTCKTRFRRQAEESRFVREYESR, translated from the coding sequence TTGGCGCTTAAATCGTATGATAAATTAAATCCGGCGCAGAGAGAAGCGGTCACCCACGGGGAGGGACCGCTTCTTGTCATTGCGGGACCCGGCTCCGGAAAGACCTTTGTGCTGACGCAGCGCGTGCGCTATCTGACGGAGGAGCGCGGCGTGCGGCCGCAGTCCGTTCTGGTTCTCACCTTTTCGCGCGCGGCGGCGCGGGAAATGGAGGAGCGCTACCGAAAAACCGTGGAGAGCGAGCGCACCGGCGTTTGCTTCGGAACCTTTCACGCCTTCTTTTTCCGCATTCTGAGAACCGCCTACGGCTATCAGGCGGATCAGGTGATCGGCGAGGAGGAGAGACGCGCCTTGGTCTCCGCGGCGCTTAAGCGGCGCAAGACGGAGAGCGGCGACTTTCGCAGCCTGGTTCAGAACGTGCTTTCGGAGATTGCGCTGGTCAAAGAGGAGAGGGCAGAGCTCTCGAATTACTATTCCGTGAGTTGTCCCGCCGAGCAGTTTCGGGAGATTTACCGCGAGTATGAAAGCGCGCTCGCAGAGCTCAGAAAGATAGACTATGAGGACATGCTCCGCATGTGCTATGAGCTTCTCAAAGAGCGGGCGGATATCCGCGCGGCCCTCTCGGCGCGCTACACCTGGCTTTTGGTCGATGAGTTTCAGGACATCAACCGCCTGCAGTACGAAATTGTGCGCATGATTGCCGGGAAGAAGGCCAATCTCATGATTGTCGGGGACGACGATCAGTCGATTTACCGTTTCCGCGGCGCCGCGCCGGAGCTCATGCTGCATTTCACAAAGGATTATCCCAAGGCCGCCAAAGTCGTGTTGAACGTGAACTATCGCTCGACCCCGGAAATCGTTAAGACGGCGGGGCGACTGATTGCGCGGAACAAGACGCGTTTCCCGAAGGAAATCAAAGCCGCTCGCCCCTCGGGAAGGCCGGTGAACACGGTGGTCTGCCCGACCCCGCAGGCGGAGACGGATTATTTGGTGCGGGAGATACGCGCGCTTGCAAAGCAGGGGGCCCGCTATGACAGCATCGCCGTCCTTTACCGCACCAATTTGCAGCCGCGTCTCTTAGCGCGGCGGCTTTACCGCGAGAACATCCCCTTCCGCATGCGGGAAATGTTGCCGGATCTCGGCGAACACTGGATTGCACGGGATCTCCTCGCCTATCTGCGCTTAGCGGGCGACACAGCGGAGCCCGGAGACCTGCTGCGCATCATGAACCGTCCGAATCGCTACATACGCCGCGAGGCCGTGCGCATGGAGGGGGAGAGCCTCGCGGGACTCAGGGCGCACTATGAGAAGAGCGGCGAGCACTGGATGGATGAGCGACTGGGGCGCTTCGGCAGGGAACTCAGAGCGCTCTCGCGCATGCGCCCCGCCGAGGCCATTGCCTATATCCGCGGCGAAGTCGGCTACGACGGCTTTCTCAGGCAGTACGCCGAAGAGAGAGAAATCGAAGAGAGCGAACTCTTCGATATTCTGGAAGAAATCGAGGCCTCCGCGGAGGGCTTTGCGACGCTTGCGGATTGGCGGGCGGACGGACAGGCCTTCAACGCGGCTATCTCCGCGCGCAGCAAGGCACAGGAGGACGGAGACGAAGTGCAGCTCATGACCTACCACGCCTCCAAGGGACTGGAATTTCAGACCGTCTTTTTGCTCGATGTCAACGAGGGCATTGTGCCGCACCGCAAGGCGAACAGTCGGGAAGAACTGGAAGAGGAGAGACGCATGTTCTATGTCGCGATGACGCGCGCCAAGGACGAACTCCGCATTCTGACCTGTAAGACCCGTTTTCGGCGGCAGGCGGAGGAGAGTCGTTTTGTGCGGGAGTACGAGTCACGTTGA
- a CDS encoding DUF1292 domain-containing protein, with protein sequence MSEHEELKHEGLFDGGDTTVTLTLDDGSTMECVVLTIFEAGNEGKEYIALMPESGEDEDGNVYLYRYEETEDGQPDLTNIESDEEYEIVSDAFDEILDEEEFKELMEGEDAEDNED encoded by the coding sequence ATGAGCGAACACGAAGAACTGAAGCACGAGGGTCTGTTTGACGGCGGCGACACCACGGTCACGCTGACGCTGGATGACGGGAGTACCATGGAGTGCGTGGTTCTCACGATTTTTGAGGCGGGCAATGAGGGCAAGGAGTACATTGCGCTGATGCCGGAGAGCGGCGAGGATGAGGACGGCAATGTCTACCTGTACCGCTACGAGGAGACAGAGGACGGTCAGCCGGATCTCACGAACATCGAGAGCGATGAAGAGTATGAGATTGTCAGCGATGCCTTTGACGAGATTCTCGACGAGGAAGAGTTCAAGGAACTCATGGAAGGCGAGGATGCCGAGGACAACGAGGATTGA
- the ychF gene encoding redox-regulated ATPase YchF, which produces MKLGIVGLPNVGKSTLFNSLTKAGAQAANYPFCTIDPNVGVVAVPDARLKTLGEMHHSKKVTPAVIEFVDIAGLVRGASKGEGLGNQFLANIRECDAIVHVVRCFEDENVIHVDGSVDPVRDIETINLELIFADLEVLERRIAKTQKSANNDKSLKKELEILKELKTLLEDGKPASAYETEDNDSASFVASLCLLTAKPVIYAANVKEEDLADDGASNPHVAAVRDYAAAHRSKVFCVSAQIEEEISALDESEKADYLEALGISASGLDKLIAASYELLGLISFLTTGEDETRAWTIKKGSKAPQAAGKIHTDFERGFIRAEVISYDDFVSCGSSNAAKEKGLMRLEGKEYIVKDGDVILFRFNV; this is translated from the coding sequence ATGAAACTCGGTATCGTAGGACTTCCGAATGTCGGAAAAAGTACGCTTTTTAACTCATTGACCAAGGCGGGCGCACAGGCCGCGAACTATCCTTTCTGCACCATCGACCCGAATGTCGGCGTGGTCGCAGTCCCGGACGCCCGCTTAAAAACCCTCGGCGAAATGCACCACTCCAAAAAGGTGACGCCCGCAGTCATCGAATTTGTCGACATCGCGGGACTTGTGCGCGGTGCCAGCAAAGGCGAAGGCCTCGGCAACCAGTTCCTCGCCAATATACGCGAGTGCGACGCAATTGTCCATGTGGTGCGCTGCTTTGAGGACGAAAATGTGATTCACGTGGACGGTTCCGTGGACCCGGTGCGAGACATCGAGACCATTAACCTGGAGCTCATTTTTGCGGATCTCGAAGTGCTGGAACGCCGCATTGCGAAGACCCAGAAATCCGCAAACAACGACAAGAGCTTAAAGAAGGAGCTCGAAATTCTGAAGGAGCTGAAGACCCTGCTCGAGGACGGAAAGCCCGCCTCCGCCTACGAAACGGAGGACAACGACAGCGCAAGCTTTGTCGCCTCTCTCTGCCTTCTGACCGCAAAGCCCGTGATTTATGCGGCCAATGTGAAGGAGGAGGATCTCGCGGACGACGGCGCTTCCAATCCGCATGTCGCAGCGGTTCGGGACTATGCCGCGGCACATCGGAGCAAGGTGTTCTGTGTCTCCGCTCAGATTGAAGAAGAGATTTCCGCCCTCGACGAGAGCGAAAAGGCCGACTACCTCGAGGCCCTCGGCATCTCCGCTTCCGGTCTTGACAAGCTGATTGCCGCGAGCTACGAGCTCCTGGGCCTCATCAGCTTCCTGACGACGGGCGAGGACGAGACCCGCGCCTGGACCATCAAAAAGGGATCCAAGGCGCCGCAGGCGGCCGGTAAAATTCACACCGACTTCGAGCGCGGCTTTATTCGCGCGGAGGTTATCTCCTACGACGATTTTGTGAGCTGCGGTTCCTCGAATGCCGCAAAAGAAAAGGGACTCATGCGTCTCGAGGGCAAGGAGTACATTGTCAAGGACGGCGATGTCATCCTGTTCCGCTTCAACGTCTGA
- the lgt gene encoding prolipoprotein diacylglyceryl transferase, giving the protein MAYDLRFVHLGITIQHLQNHITIFGFSIAFYGIIIGIGMLLGITLAARDAARRGIGEDTIYDFALFGIIVGVMGARLYYVIFQWENYRGNLLEILNLRAGGLAIYGGVIGGIVSLAVFCKRKNKNFLMLADSLILGVLVGQILGRWGNFFNAEAFGRYTDSLFAMQIKRAVVNPIMIDAALLQHLVTVNGVEYIQVHPTFLYESLWNLGLLLFLLRYRDKKRFEGEIFFLYLGGYGLGRVWIEGLRTDSLLLPGTGIAVSQALAGLCVLLALFCLFYGRKRAARKAEK; this is encoded by the coding sequence ATGGCTTACGATTTACGTTTTGTGCATCTCGGCATTACGATTCAACACTTGCAAAATCACATCACGATATTCGGATTTTCGATTGCCTTCTACGGCATCATCATCGGCATCGGCATGTTGCTCGGCATTACGCTCGCCGCGCGGGATGCGGCAAGGCGCGGCATCGGAGAGGATACGATATATGATTTTGCGCTCTTTGGCATCATTGTCGGGGTGATGGGCGCACGTCTCTATTATGTGATTTTTCAGTGGGAAAATTACCGCGGAAATCTCCTCGAAATCCTGAATTTGAGAGCCGGAGGACTTGCGATTTACGGCGGCGTAATCGGCGGCATTGTGAGCCTCGCGGTCTTCTGCAAACGGAAGAACAAGAATTTTTTGATGCTCGCGGATTCGCTGATACTCGGTGTATTGGTCGGCCAAATTCTGGGACGCTGGGGTAATTTTTTCAATGCGGAGGCGTTCGGGCGCTATACGGACAGTCTGTTTGCCATGCAAATTAAGCGCGCCGTCGTAAACCCGATTATGATAGATGCGGCGCTCTTACAGCATCTCGTCACCGTCAACGGGGTCGAATATATCCAGGTGCACCCCACCTTTCTCTATGAGTCGCTCTGGAACCTGGGCCTCTTACTGTTCCTGCTGCGATACCGCGACAAGAAGCGCTTTGAGGGCGAGATATTCTTTCTCTATCTCGGCGGTTACGGGCTCGGAAGAGTCTGGATCGAAGGGCTCAGGACAGACTCTCTCCTCTTGCCCGGTACGGGCATTGCGGTCTCGCAGGCGCTTGCGGGGCTCTGTGTGCTGCTCGCGCTTTTCTGCCTCTTTTACGGGAGAAAGCGCGCGGCGCGCAAGGCGGAAAAATAA
- the rsmH gene encoding 16S rRNA (cytosine(1402)-N(4))-methyltransferase RsmH has product MNFQHISVLPRETIDSLQIHPDGIYVDGTLGGGGHASLVAEKLGPAGRLIGIDQDADAIVAAGERLAPFGDRVTVVRDNYVNIPAVLLGLGISEVDGIYLDLGVSSYQLDTAERGFSFMADAPLDMRMDRRQERTAAELVNEASEQELARIIRVYGEDRFSNQIARRIVRERERKPIETTGELAALIKSVIPMRLQKTGGHPAMRTFQALRIAVNGELTVLEEALEQMIRCLRPGGRLSIITFHSLEDRIVKEGFRRSASPCTCPPDFPVCVCGKKSLGRVITGKPIVPTAEEVEENPRSRSAKLRVFERGGAL; this is encoded by the coding sequence ATGAATTTCCAGCATATCTCGGTGCTCCCGCGGGAGACCATCGATAGTTTACAAATTCACCCGGACGGCATTTATGTGGACGGGACACTCGGGGGAGGAGGACATGCCTCTCTGGTCGCGGAAAAACTGGGCCCGGCGGGGCGTTTGATCGGCATCGATCAGGATGCGGATGCCATAGTCGCGGCCGGAGAGCGGCTTGCGCCCTTCGGCGATCGGGTGACCGTCGTGCGCGATAATTATGTCAATATCCCTGCGGTGCTCCTCGGATTGGGAATTTCCGAGGTTGACGGCATCTACCTGGATCTCGGCGTCTCCTCGTATCAGCTGGACACCGCGGAGCGGGGCTTTAGTTTCATGGCGGATGCTCCGCTCGACATGCGCATGGACCGGCGGCAGGAGAGAACGGCGGCGGAACTGGTAAACGAGGCGAGCGAGCAGGAATTGGCCCGCATCATCCGCGTCTACGGGGAGGATCGCTTCTCGAATCAGATTGCGCGCCGCATCGTGCGCGAGCGCGAAAGAAAGCCGATCGAGACCACGGGTGAACTCGCCGCGCTGATTAAAAGCGTGATTCCCATGCGATTGCAGAAGACGGGAGGACATCCCGCGATGCGCACCTTTCAGGCGCTTCGCATTGCGGTGAACGGCGAGCTCACGGTGCTCGAAGAGGCGCTGGAACAGATGATACGCTGTCTGAGACCGGGCGGACGCCTCTCCATCATTACCTTCCACTCGCTGGAAGACAGAATCGTAAAAGAGGGCTTTCGGCGCAGCGCCTCGCCCTGTACCTGCCCGCCGGATTTCCCGGTCTGTGTCTGCGGAAAAAAGAGCCTCGGACGTGTCATCACCGGAAAACCCATCGTGCCGACAGCGGAGGAAGTGGAAGAGAACCCGAGGTCGCGGAGCGCAAAACTCCGCGTGTTTGAGAGAGGAGGCGCGCTGTGA
- a CDS encoding peptidoglycan D,D-transpeptidase FtsI family protein: MKTSRKNPIRKPSSERYAVGRGLKARLIGFLIFSAASFVLLGFYVHRVQQENEKAASQYVLGRKLGKAKEIPYRRGDILDRNGTYLTTTEKRYQMTVSPRDLLSPADRDKYYDCTVNALTDFFGLPENELRKQIEENSTSQSLKVGAPLSPEDRLRYLDFKEHINRLGDYEAKKKKEDPSYEGFTEEQKTRYKGLVGADNLNDYYERSYPYGELACNVLGFYRSYDDRRVGVTGIEQYYNSQLSGTDGLRYRYMDASGDTESVTREPQDGNSVVSTIDIKVQQSVERHIKEYMETTGAENIGVIVMNPNNGEILALATNHPFDLNDPGNLQKYYSVNALKQMTSEEATQKLWNNFCVSTVFEPGSTAKIFTIAGAMENGAITGTETYNCTGEVEVQDTLIHCGKRTGHGIVDVTGALEQSCNVALVRIAQKLGRESFQKTQNLYGFGVSSGIDLPGEPDTSSQIHVLNPPENAENRRLGPVELATDSFGQGFGCTMIQLAAAFSSAINGGSYYRPHVVKQVLNSQGTVIRDYGAELVRETCSQETSLFLRKALRGVVTNGTGDAAEVVGYEIAGKTGTSEKWPRNKKNYLLSFCGYAPANNPQVLCYVVVDQPHVKDQAHSTFASVLFQNIMADILPSLNVFPGEAPSAEATPLLEGIHEGIASGREEAVAGGSGETAASSEGAAETSAAAESGTAEISTAAESAAAESSAKHKSAESRTESASAARR; encoded by the coding sequence ATGAAAACATCCCGAAAAAATCCGATTAGGAAACCGAGCTCGGAGCGCTACGCGGTCGGCAGGGGGCTCAAAGCCAGGCTGATCGGCTTTCTTATTTTCAGCGCAGCCTCCTTCGTGCTGCTCGGCTTCTATGTTCACAGAGTGCAGCAAGAGAACGAAAAGGCGGCGAGCCAGTATGTACTCGGCAGGAAACTGGGAAAAGCCAAGGAGATTCCCTATCGTCGCGGCGACATTCTGGATCGGAACGGCACGTATCTCACGACCACCGAAAAGCGCTACCAGATGACCGTTTCGCCGCGCGACTTGCTGAGTCCCGCGGACCGCGACAAGTACTATGACTGTACTGTCAATGCGCTCACCGATTTTTTCGGACTTCCGGAAAATGAACTCCGAAAACAAATCGAGGAAAATTCCACGAGTCAGAGCTTAAAGGTCGGCGCGCCGCTCTCGCCGGAAGACCGGCTTCGCTATTTGGATTTTAAGGAGCACATCAACCGGCTCGGGGACTACGAGGCGAAAAAAAAGAAAGAAGATCCGAGCTACGAAGGGTTTACGGAGGAACAAAAAACACGCTACAAGGGTTTGGTCGGAGCCGATAATCTGAACGACTATTACGAGCGCAGTTATCCCTACGGCGAACTTGCCTGCAATGTGCTGGGCTTTTACCGGAGTTACGACGATCGGCGAGTCGGCGTGACCGGAATCGAGCAGTATTACAACAGTCAGCTCTCCGGCACGGACGGACTGCGCTATCGCTATATGGACGCGAGCGGTGACACCGAAAGTGTGACCAGGGAACCGCAGGACGGAAATTCCGTCGTGAGCACAATAGATATCAAGGTGCAGCAGAGCGTGGAGCGCCACATCAAGGAGTACATGGAGACGACCGGCGCGGAGAATATCGGCGTCATTGTGATGAATCCGAACAACGGAGAAATTCTGGCGCTCGCGACCAACCATCCCTTTGATTTGAACGATCCCGGCAATTTGCAGAAGTACTACAGCGTCAATGCGCTGAAGCAGATGACAAGCGAGGAGGCGACCCAAAAACTCTGGAATAACTTCTGTGTGAGCACTGTCTTCGAACCGGGTTCCACGGCCAAGATTTTTACGATTGCGGGTGCAATGGAAAACGGCGCGATCACAGGGACCGAGACTTATAACTGTACGGGAGAAGTCGAAGTACAGGATACCCTCATTCACTGCGGAAAGAGGACAGGTCACGGCATCGTCGATGTGACCGGCGCGCTCGAACAGTCCTGTAACGTGGCTTTGGTGCGCATCGCACAGAAGCTCGGACGAGAGAGCTTTCAGAAGACCCAGAATCTCTACGGCTTCGGTGTGAGCAGCGGAATCGATCTCCCGGGCGAGCCGGATACCTCGTCCCAGATTCACGTTCTGAATCCGCCGGAAAACGCGGAGAATCGGCGCCTCGGCCCGGTTGAGCTTGCGACCGACAGCTTCGGCCAGGGTTTCGGCTGCACGATGATTCAGCTGGCGGCGGCCTTTTCCTCCGCAATCAACGGCGGTTCCTACTACCGCCCGCATGTGGTGAAGCAGGTCCTGAATTCCCAGGGCACGGTCATTCGGGATTACGGCGCGGAGCTGGTGCGAGAGACCTGTTCGCAGGAGACTTCGCTCTTTCTTCGTAAGGCGCTGCGCGGCGTTGTGACCAACGGTACCGGAGACGCGGCAGAGGTTGTGGGCTATGAGATCGCCGGTAAAACCGGAACTTCGGAGAAGTGGCCCAGAAACAAGAAAAACTACCTGCTCTCGTTCTGCGGCTATGCGCCCGCAAACAATCCGCAGGTGCTCTGCTATGTTGTTGTCGACCAGCCGCACGTGAAGGATCAGGCACACAGTACCTTTGCGTCGGTGCTGTTCCAGAACATTATGGCGGATATCCTGCCCTCTCTGAATGTATTTCCGGGTGAAGCGCCGAGTGCGGAGGCAACGCCGCTGCTCGAGGGCATTCACGAGGGCATTGCCTCCGGCCGGGAAGAAGCGGTCGCGGGTGGCAGCGGCGAGACGGCAGCGTCTTCGGAGGGCGCTGCGGAGACAAGTGCGGCCGCAGAGAGCGGCACGGCGGAGATAAGCACCGCCGCGGAGAGTGCCGCTGCCGAAAGCAGCGCGAAGCACAAAAGCGCGGAAAGCCGCACGGAGAGCGCAAGCGCTGCAAGGCGGTAG
- the mraY gene encoding phospho-N-acetylmuramoyl-pentapeptide-transferase, whose amino-acid sequence MLTDTILALFIAFFACAALCPLLIPLLHRMKFGQQVRDDGPQSHLKKSGTPTMGGIMIVIAIALGCLPFLKKAPETLPVLLFTLAFGFIGFLDDFLKIKRKQSEGLKGWQKFALQLLATGVLAWRLLASGAYSEILVPFTGNTETGLMLPLGALFVPFVFLVVLGTDNGVNFTDGLDGLCSSVTIVVALFFAAVACRFTPGAAPVSGAVIGALLGFLLFNCYPAKVFMGDTGALALGGYAAAIALVQRMPLFLMVVGIIYMAEVISVILQVGYFKATKGKRLFRMAPLHHHFELGGWSETRVVTVFTIFTLILSLAAWMGLGE is encoded by the coding sequence ATGCTGACTGACACCATATTGGCGCTTTTTATCGCATTTTTTGCCTGCGCGGCACTCTGCCCGCTGCTGATACCGCTGCTTCACCGCATGAAGTTCGGCCAGCAGGTCAGAGACGACGGACCCCAGTCACATTTAAAGAAGAGCGGCACCCCGACCATGGGCGGGATTATGATCGTCATTGCGATTGCGCTCGGTTGCCTGCCTTTTCTGAAGAAGGCGCCGGAGACACTTCCGGTCCTTTTGTTCACGCTGGCCTTCGGCTTCATCGGTTTTTTGGATGACTTCCTCAAAATCAAGAGAAAACAGTCGGAGGGCTTAAAGGGCTGGCAGAAGTTTGCGCTGCAGCTGCTTGCGACCGGCGTGCTTGCATGGCGCTTGTTGGCTTCCGGCGCTTACAGTGAAATTCTGGTGCCTTTTACGGGAAACACGGAGACCGGACTCATGTTGCCGCTCGGCGCGCTCTTTGTGCCCTTTGTGTTTCTGGTAGTGCTCGGCACGGACAACGGGGTCAATTTTACGGACGGACTCGACGGGCTCTGCTCCTCGGTGACCATAGTCGTGGCGCTCTTTTTTGCGGCGGTTGCCTGCCGCTTCACGCCCGGCGCCGCACCGGTGAGCGGAGCGGTTATCGGGGCCTTGCTCGGCTTTTTGCTCTTTAACTGTTATCCGGCCAAGGTTTTCATGGGAGACACCGGCGCGCTGGCGCTCGGCGGCTACGCGGCTGCGATTGCGCTGGTGCAGAGAATGCCGCTCTTCCTCATGGTGGTCGGCATCATTTATATGGCGGAGGTCATCTCGGTCATTCTGCAAGTCGGCTACTTCAAGGCGACGAAGGGGAAACGCCTGTTTCGCATGGCGCCGCTGCACCATCACTTTGAGTTGGGCGGTTGGTCCGAGACGCGCGTTGTCACGGTCTTTACGATTTTCACACTGATTTTGTCACTCGCAGCATGGATGGGACTCGGAGAATGA